The DNA segment GGCCCGTGCCGGAGGTGTTGCCCCACGCGATGAGCCGGGTGACGTCCATATACAGGAAGTACGAGAGGTAGTCAGTCGACGCCGCATTGCGCATCCGACGCAGCGGCACAGCGGCGGTCGAGCCCGCGGCCGGGTACAGGCCCTGGCCCAAGGTGATGACCGCGGTGCTTAGCAGGGTGCACTGCACGCTCAACGAGCCCGTCCCGAACAGGTCGACGCCCAGCGCGGAGTTGACGACGACGGGGTCGTACGTGCCGAAGTTCAGCGTGCCGCCGCCCGCCCCGGAGCCGATGCTGCAGGCACCTCCGACGTTGGCGGTGACGTTCAGGTTGGCGGTGGCGGTGGCGGCCTCGGCGGGCGAGAAGGCGACGAGGGAAGCGGCGGCGGTGACAGCGGCGACGGCGGTCTTGATTGCGTTCATTGACGATGCTCAATCGGGCGGCCGGTAGATTCCGGCGGCGGAGGCGCATTGCAACGAGCCCGCCAGCTCTCAAGCAGTCCTACGTGCCCCTCCCTTCGGCGCATGTCGCACGCATGCCTGCCATGCGTCTCCAGACAATAGGGGAAAGCGAAACATTAACTATTTTTACCGGCAACCATGCACATGCACTCAAAGGGAGGGACGAACAAGCGCAGGAGGCAACGCAAATCCGTTGGCACGCAGATTCCAGGGGCGGTACCTGCCCATCCAGGAAACCTCCACTTCCTTGGCGAGGGAGA comes from the Myxococcus xanthus genome and includes:
- the pru gene encoding fruiting body development fimbrial-like coat protein PRU gives rise to the protein MNAIKTAVAAVTAAASLVAFSPAEAATATANLNVTANVGGACSIGSGAGGGTLNFGTYDPVVVNSALGVDLFGTGSLSVQCTLLSTAVITLGQGLYPAAGSTAAVPLRRMRNAASTDYLSYFLYMDVTRLIAWGNTSGTGLPFLGLGLPVPVQVYGTVPRGQNVPSGTYNDTVVATITF